One Streptomyces sp. V4I8 genomic window carries:
- a CDS encoding sulfate adenylyltransferase subunit 1, which yields MSTITTEELSATTLLRFATAGSVDDGKSTLVGRLLHDSKSVLADQLEAVEHASRNRGQEAPDLALLTDGLRAEREQGITIDVAYRYFATPRRRFILADTPGHVQYTRNMVTGASTAELTVILVDARNGVVEQTRRHAAIAALLRVPHVVLAVNKMDLVDYQEPVFAAIAEEFTAYALELGVPEITAIPISALAGDNVVDPSANMDWYGGPTFLEHLETVPVTHDLRHCHARLPVQYVIRPQTAELPDYRGYAGQIAAGSFRVGESVTVLPSGRTSKITGIDLLGEPVDIAWTTQSVTVLLEDDIDISRGDLIVPTKDAPPTTQDIEATVCHVADAPLTVGHRVLLKHGTRTVKAIVKDIPSRLTLDDLSLHPHPGQLVANDIGRVKVRTAEPLPVDSYADSRRTGSFILIDPNDGTTLTAGMVGESFASPEPVKDKAEDDGWDF from the coding sequence ATGAGCACGATCACGACCGAGGAGCTCTCGGCCACCACTCTGCTGCGGTTCGCCACGGCGGGCTCCGTCGACGACGGCAAGTCCACCCTGGTCGGCCGGCTGCTGCACGACTCCAAGTCGGTCCTCGCCGACCAGTTGGAGGCCGTGGAGCACGCCTCCCGCAACCGCGGCCAGGAGGCGCCCGACCTGGCACTGCTGACGGACGGTCTGCGGGCCGAGCGTGAGCAGGGCATCACCATCGACGTGGCGTACCGCTACTTCGCGACCCCGCGCCGCCGGTTCATCCTCGCCGACACCCCCGGCCATGTGCAGTACACCCGGAACATGGTCACGGGCGCGTCGACGGCCGAGCTGACGGTCATCCTGGTCGACGCCCGCAACGGCGTCGTCGAGCAGACCCGCCGGCACGCGGCGATCGCGGCCCTCCTGCGGGTCCCGCACGTGGTGCTCGCCGTGAACAAGATGGACCTGGTCGACTACCAGGAGCCCGTGTTCGCCGCGATCGCCGAGGAGTTCACGGCGTACGCCCTCGAACTGGGTGTCCCGGAGATCACCGCGATCCCGATCTCGGCGCTGGCCGGCGACAACGTGGTGGACCCGTCCGCGAACATGGACTGGTACGGCGGGCCGACCTTCCTGGAGCACCTGGAGACGGTCCCGGTCACCCACGACCTGCGCCACTGCCACGCCCGGCTGCCCGTGCAGTACGTGATCCGGCCGCAGACCGCCGAGCTGCCCGACTACCGCGGCTACGCCGGTCAGATCGCCGCCGGTTCCTTCCGGGTCGGCGAGTCGGTGACCGTGCTGCCCTCGGGCCGTACGTCGAAGATCACCGGCATCGACCTGCTGGGCGAGCCGGTCGACATCGCGTGGACGACGCAGTCGGTGACCGTCCTGCTGGAGGACGACATCGACATCTCGCGCGGCGACCTGATCGTGCCGACCAAGGACGCGCCCCCGACCACGCAGGACATCGAGGCCACGGTCTGCCATGTCGCCGACGCGCCGCTGACGGTCGGTCACCGGGTGCTGCTCAAGCACGGCACCCGCACGGTCAAGGCGATCGTCAAGGACATCCCGTCCCGGCTCACGCTGGACGACCTGTCCCTGCACCCGCACCCCGGACAGCTCGTCGCCAACGACATCGGCCGGGTGAAGGTCCGTACCGCCGAGCCGCTGCCGGTCGACTCCTACGCCGACTCCCGCCGTACCGGCTCGTTCATCCTGATCGACCCGAACGACGGCACCACGCTCACCGCGGGCATGGTCGGCGAGTCGTTCGCCTCGCCGGAGCCGGTCAAGGACAAGGCCGAGGACGACGGGTGGGACTTCTGA
- a CDS encoding sirohydrochlorin chelatase, translating to MFQKPVLLVVAHGSRDPRHAATVHALVRRVRSLRPDVRVETGFLEFNIPSVQGVLESLAAEGVRDVVALPLLLTRAFHAKADIPAVLRAAPPQLRIRQAEVLGPSPLLLSALERRLYEAGLTPADKSSTGVVLASAGSSDPEAIAVIAEIAREWRHTGWCAVRPAFASASLPRTEDAVRELRALGCERVAVAPYVLAPGFLPDRIARGAAEADVLADVLGAAPEVARVLLERYEAAGVPALTAMGA from the coding sequence GTGTTCCAGAAGCCGGTTCTTCTCGTCGTCGCCCACGGCAGCCGCGACCCGCGCCATGCCGCGACCGTGCACGCCCTGGTACGCCGGGTGCGCTCGCTGCGCCCGGACGTGCGGGTGGAGACCGGCTTCCTGGAGTTCAACATCCCGTCGGTGCAGGGGGTGCTGGAGTCGCTGGCCGCGGAGGGCGTCCGTGACGTCGTGGCCCTCCCTCTGCTGCTGACGCGCGCGTTCCACGCGAAGGCGGACATCCCGGCGGTTCTGCGGGCGGCACCGCCGCAGCTCCGCATCCGCCAGGCGGAGGTGCTGGGCCCGTCCCCGCTGCTCCTGTCCGCCCTGGAACGGCGTCTGTACGAGGCGGGTCTGACCCCCGCCGACAAGTCCTCGACCGGGGTCGTGCTGGCCTCGGCGGGGTCCTCCGACCCGGAGGCGATCGCAGTGATCGCAGAAATCGCGCGGGAGTGGCGGCACACCGGTTGGTGCGCCGTGCGACCTGCGTTCGCCTCCGCATCCCTTCCCCGCACCGAGGACGCGGTACGCGAGCTCCGGGCCCTCGGCTGCGAGCGTGTGGCCGTGGCCCCGTACGTCCTGGCCCCCGGCTTCCTCCCGGACCGCATCGCCCGCGGCGCCGCCGAGGCGGACGTCCTGGCGGACGTGCTCGGGGCGGCGCCCGAGGTGGCGCGGGTGTTGCTGGAGCGGTACGAGGCGGCGGGGGTGCCGGCGCTGACGGCCATGGGCGCCTGA
- a CDS encoding ABC transporter ATP-binding protein, whose amino-acid sequence MATALAKAADTDASVEHAARIDHVSKSFAGPAGQQLVLDDITLDVAPGEFVTLLGASGCGKSTLLNLVAGLDRPSAGSITTDGRPALMFQEHALFPWLTAGKNIELALRLRGVPKAERRERAEELLELVRLKGAYGKRVHELSGGMRQRVAMARALAQDSKLLLMDEPFAALDAITRDVLHDELTRIWRETQLSVLFVTHNVREAVRLAQRVVLLSSRPGRIAREWTVGIPQPRRIEDAEVAELSREITEELRGEIRRHGQH is encoded by the coding sequence ATGGCAACCGCCCTCGCCAAGGCCGCCGACACGGATGCGTCCGTGGAGCACGCCGCGCGCATCGACCACGTCTCGAAGTCGTTCGCCGGCCCGGCCGGGCAGCAGCTCGTCCTCGACGACATCACCCTCGATGTCGCGCCCGGCGAGTTCGTCACCCTCCTCGGAGCGTCCGGCTGCGGCAAGTCGACGCTGCTGAACCTGGTGGCCGGGCTGGACAGGCCCAGCGCGGGCAGCATCACGACCGACGGGCGCCCGGCGCTGATGTTCCAGGAGCACGCCCTGTTCCCGTGGCTGACCGCGGGCAAGAACATCGAACTCGCCCTGAGGCTCCGGGGCGTACCCAAGGCCGAGCGGCGCGAGCGGGCCGAGGAGCTTCTCGAACTGGTCCGGCTGAAGGGCGCCTACGGCAAGCGGGTGCACGAGCTGTCCGGCGGGATGCGCCAGCGGGTCGCCATGGCCCGGGCCCTCGCCCAGGACAGCAAGCTGCTGCTGATGGACGAGCCGTTCGCCGCGCTGGACGCGATCACGCGGGACGTGCTGCACGACGAGCTGACCCGTATCTGGCGCGAGACGCAGTTGTCCGTCCTGTTCGTCACGCACAACGTGCGCGAGGCGGTCCGGCTGGCCCAGCGCGTCGTCCTGCTGTCCTCCCGGCCGGGCCGCATCGCCCGGGAGTGGACGGTCGGCATCCCGCAGCCGCGCCGCATCGAGGACGCCGAGGTGGCGGAGCTGTCCCGGGAGATCACCGAAGAACTGCGTGGGGAGATCCGCCGTCATGGCCAGCACTGA
- a CDS encoding ABC transporter permease: MASTETTAAKDGNDLAGLEAGLDALDTVQTGRTPFRRTLTQKVLPPVVAVALVLAVWQILVWAEVAPDYKLPSPSDVWGEVRQSWLQGTLFDYIWTSVSRGLMGFLLALAIGTPLGLLVARVRFVRAAIGPILSGLQSLPSVAWVPPAVIWLGLNDSMMYAVILLGAVPSIANGLVSGVDQVPPLFLRAGRTLGATGLKGTWHIVMPAALPGYLAGLKQGWAFSWRSLMAAEIIATSPDLGIGLGQLLEQGRTNSSMSQVFLAIFLILIVGIAIDLLIFSPLERWVLRSRGLLARS, translated from the coding sequence ATGGCCAGCACTGAGACGACCGCCGCCAAGGACGGCAACGATCTCGCCGGACTCGAGGCGGGCCTGGACGCCCTGGACACGGTCCAGACGGGCCGTACGCCGTTCCGGCGCACCCTGACCCAGAAGGTCCTGCCGCCCGTCGTCGCCGTCGCGCTGGTGCTGGCGGTCTGGCAGATCCTGGTGTGGGCGGAGGTCGCCCCCGACTACAAGCTGCCCTCGCCGTCCGACGTATGGGGCGAGGTGCGCCAGTCCTGGCTGCAGGGCACGCTCTTCGACTACATCTGGACGTCCGTCTCGCGCGGTCTGATGGGCTTCCTGCTGGCGCTGGCGATCGGTACGCCGCTGGGCCTGCTGGTGGCGCGGGTGAGGTTCGTGCGCGCGGCGATCGGCCCGATCCTGTCCGGTCTGCAGTCGCTGCCGTCGGTCGCCTGGGTGCCGCCGGCCGTGATCTGGCTGGGCCTGAACGACTCGATGATGTACGCGGTGATCCTGCTCGGCGCGGTCCCCTCGATCGCCAACGGCCTGGTGTCGGGCGTCGACCAGGTGCCGCCGCTGTTCCTGCGCGCGGGCCGCACCCTGGGCGCGACGGGTCTGAAGGGCACCTGGCACATCGTGATGCCGGCCGCGCTGCCCGGCTATCTGGCGGGCCTGAAGCAGGGCTGGGCCTTCTCCTGGCGCTCGCTGATGGCCGCCGAGATCATCGCCACGTCACCCGATCTCGGCATCGGCCTGGGCCAGTTGCTGGAGCAGGGCCGCACCAACAGCAGCATGTCCCAGGTGTTCCTGGCCATCTTCCTGATCCTCATCGTCGGCATCGCCATCGACCTGCTGATCTTCAGCCCGCTGGAGCGGTGGGTGCTGCGCAGCCGCGGTCTGCTGGCAAGGAGCTGA
- a CDS encoding aliphatic sulfonate ABC transporter substrate-binding protein, producing the protein MPATPALRRTFAVLAALPLLGLAACGYGSQAKENTEHAIAGAAKVDGLDSVKIGYFGNLTHATALVGRHEGLFQKELGGTRAEYATFNAGPSEIEALNSESIDIGWIGPSPAINGYLKSNGTNLRIISGSASGGVKLVVDPEKIKSLKDVKGKKIATPQLGNTQDVAFLNWISEQGWKVDAESGKGDVSVVRTDNKITPDAYKSGSIDGAWVPEPTASKLVAEGGKVLLDEAGLWPDKKFVITNVIVRQDFLKKHPEAVEAVLRASVRTNKWIDDNPEKAKAAANAQLKADTGKALPAEVLDPAWQSIQVTDDPLAATLNTEAEHAVKAGLLQKPDLTGIYDLAPLNRVLKAEGEAEVDDVGLGVK; encoded by the coding sequence GTGCCTGCCACCCCCGCCCTGCGACGGACGTTCGCCGTCCTGGCCGCGCTGCCGCTGCTGGGCCTCGCGGCCTGCGGCTACGGCTCCCAGGCCAAGGAGAACACGGAGCACGCCATAGCCGGGGCGGCCAAGGTCGACGGCCTGGACTCGGTGAAGATCGGCTACTTCGGGAACCTCACGCACGCCACTGCGCTGGTCGGCCGGCACGAGGGGCTGTTCCAGAAGGAGCTGGGCGGCACGAGGGCGGAGTACGCCACGTTCAACGCCGGCCCCTCGGAGATCGAGGCGCTGAACTCCGAGTCCATCGACATCGGCTGGATCGGCCCCTCCCCCGCCATCAACGGCTACCTCAAGTCGAACGGCACGAATCTGCGGATCATCTCCGGTTCGGCCTCGGGTGGCGTGAAGCTCGTCGTCGACCCCGAGAAGATCAAGTCCCTGAAGGACGTCAAGGGCAAGAAGATCGCCACGCCGCAGCTCGGCAACACCCAGGACGTGGCGTTCCTCAACTGGATCTCCGAGCAGGGCTGGAAGGTCGACGCGGAGAGCGGCAAGGGTGACGTCTCCGTGGTCCGGACCGACAACAAGATCACCCCGGACGCCTACAAGTCCGGCTCGATCGACGGCGCGTGGGTGCCCGAGCCGACCGCCTCCAAGCTGGTCGCGGAGGGCGGGAAGGTGCTGCTGGACGAGGCCGGCCTGTGGCCGGACAAGAAGTTCGTGATCACGAACGTCATCGTGCGGCAGGACTTCCTCAAGAAGCACCCCGAGGCCGTCGAGGCCGTACTGCGCGCCTCGGTGCGGACCAACAAGTGGATCGACGACAACCCGGAGAAGGCGAAGGCCGCGGCGAACGCGCAGCTGAAGGCCGACACCGGGAAGGCGCTGCCGGCCGAAGTTCTCGACCCGGCATGGCAGTCCATCCAGGTCACGGACGACCCGCTCGCGGCCACGCTGAACACCGAGGCCGAGCACGCGGTCAAGGCGGGGCTGCTGCAGAAGCCGGACCTGACCGGCATCTACGACCTGGCACCGCTGAACAGGGTCCTCAAAGCCGAGGGCGAAGCCGAGGTCGACGACGTCGGGCTCGGCGTCAAGTAA